In the genome of Olsenella profusa DSM 13989, one region contains:
- a CDS encoding DNA-directed RNA polymerase subunit beta' has translation MADFDTTDFDAIKVSLASADEIRSWSHGEVKKPETINYRTLKPEKDGLFCEKIFGPTKDWECACGKYKGIRFKGIVCERCGVEVTSAKVRRERMGHIELAAPVSHIWYFKSPNSFPLARLLDVKSKDLEKILYFASYVITHVDGEAREADAEDLKEELAADLEELDAERDDEIERLRAQGGGADDEFDDIEPLSADEVRAGVVDLEEEYAEEKQLRTDAYNRFMQLEERELISDESLFTEMRRYYSIYFKGGMGAEAVRDLLRAIDLPKEAEELRAIVVNDDSQKQRRERAVKRLEIVDAFLKGGNDPANMILDVIPVIPPDLRPMVQLDGGRFAASDLNDLYRRVINRNNRLKRLLDLDAPAIIINNEKRMLQESVDALFDNGRRGRPVTGRGGRPLKSLAESLKGKQGRFRQNLLGKRVDYSGRSVIVVDPKLKLHQCGLPSAMALELFKPFVMRRLVELGKVDNFKVDNIKAAKRAIDRQLPAVWDVLDEVIKGRLVLLNRAPTLHRLSIQAFEPVLVNGEAIHLHPLVCAPFNADFDGDQMSVHVPLSTQAQTEARVLMLSSNNLRSPASGKVLTVPSQDMVFGVYFLTMEKDDAKGEGRVFADFDDALHAYDCRNDLDIQARIEVRVSEADANVLKDGRGYFRVMEGRGEATDYDVTDHPVRIETTVGRVIFNRQCLPADYPYMNFKMVKSDISALVNDCCDRYSTTRIEEILDAIKHSGFHYATRAGLTISVWDAVIPDDKPQLLESAQDKVDQINENYENGLLSERERHAEVINVWTDCTDTLGTEMLDGFTEDNPIYMMADSGARGSKTQLRQLAGMRGLMADMSGDTIDLPIKANFREGLVPLEYFISTYGARKGLVDTASHTSDSGYLTRRLVDVAQDVIVREEDCGTDEGVTYDLVKSGESGVDADLVGRCVLNDITDPQTGEVLLARDAYIESTDDLEMLRAHGLKRVELRALLTCRSKYGVCQKCYGWDLSTRRPVNIGTSVGIIAAQSIGEPGTQLTMRTIHSGGVAGADDITQGLPTVARMFDVVGNVNEKILGREADLAPYSGILKITTEQTEYLLQILDADDESRIIAEWRVPVSVRFMPGFEEAMGEGVTVRAGDQITRGFVNFRKLRKLTDIESTMHTFVKSVKDVYTSQGVDLNDKHIEVIARQMLRRVQIINPGDSTYLLGQYVDRYVFGDTVRNIAMAGGTPPQAEPVILGTLKVASSIDSWLSSASFIRTAGVLTDSAIKGEVDHLLDLKSNVIVGKKIPAGTGLEAYDNVELTYHGEKVEGPTSPNAKTLPEWAPDELKDVEERLPKQLDWIGDDYGYGGVYSKNGRTLSSEDAKLYLFDDLGVSQRWTNKFSEVGIETVGDLIGKTEDDLLHIDGIGAKAIEELREGLEARDLLYILEPEEDEADSEDLSQLLNMVFSPDAGGNIMLGTAVPTTHADDDDLIGGSTERNDGQVINEDLGSLHDLLSQVEQGEGEE, from the coding sequence GTGGCAGATTTCGATACCACAGACTTCGACGCAATCAAGGTCTCGCTGGCGTCCGCTGACGAGATCCGTAGCTGGTCGCATGGCGAGGTCAAGAAGCCTGAGACCATCAACTACCGCACCCTCAAGCCCGAGAAGGACGGTCTCTTCTGCGAGAAGATCTTTGGCCCCACGAAGGACTGGGAGTGCGCCTGCGGCAAGTACAAGGGCATCCGTTTCAAGGGCATCGTCTGCGAGCGCTGCGGCGTCGAGGTGACGAGTGCCAAGGTGCGTCGCGAGCGCATGGGCCACATCGAGCTGGCTGCCCCGGTGAGCCACATCTGGTACTTCAAGAGCCCCAACAGCTTCCCGCTGGCCCGTCTGCTCGACGTCAAGAGCAAGGACCTCGAGAAGATCCTATACTTCGCGAGCTACGTCATCACGCACGTGGACGGCGAGGCGCGCGAGGCCGACGCGGAGGATCTCAAGGAGGAGCTTGCCGCCGACCTCGAGGAGCTCGACGCCGAGCGCGACGACGAGATCGAGCGCCTCAGGGCGCAGGGCGGGGGAGCGGACGACGAGTTCGACGACATCGAGCCGCTCTCCGCTGACGAGGTGCGCGCCGGCGTGGTCGACCTCGAGGAGGAGTACGCCGAGGAGAAGCAGCTGCGCACGGATGCCTACAACAGGTTCATGCAGCTTGAGGAGCGTGAGCTCATCTCCGACGAGAGCCTCTTCACCGAGATGAGGCGCTACTACTCCATCTACTTCAAGGGCGGCATGGGCGCCGAGGCCGTGCGCGACCTGCTTCGGGCCATCGACCTTCCCAAGGAGGCCGAGGAGCTGCGCGCCATCGTCGTCAACGACGACTCCCAGAAGCAGAGGCGCGAGCGTGCCGTCAAGCGCCTGGAGATCGTGGACGCCTTCCTCAAGGGCGGCAACGACCCCGCCAACATGATCCTCGACGTCATCCCGGTCATCCCACCCGACCTGCGCCCCATGGTGCAGCTCGATGGCGGTCGCTTTGCCGCGTCCGACCTCAACGACCTCTACCGGCGCGTCATCAACCGCAACAACCGCCTCAAGCGCCTGCTCGACCTCGACGCCCCGGCGATCATCATCAACAACGAGAAGCGCATGCTTCAGGAGTCCGTGGACGCGCTCTTCGACAACGGCCGCCGCGGCCGCCCCGTCACCGGCCGCGGCGGCAGGCCCCTGAAGTCGCTCGCCGAGTCGCTCAAGGGCAAGCAGGGCCGCTTCCGCCAGAACCTGCTGGGCAAGCGCGTCGACTACTCCGGTCGCTCCGTCATCGTGGTCGACCCCAAGCTCAAGCTGCACCAGTGCGGCCTGCCGTCCGCCATGGCGCTGGAGCTCTTCAAGCCCTTCGTCATGCGCAGGCTCGTCGAGCTGGGCAAGGTGGACAACTTCAAGGTCGACAACATCAAGGCCGCCAAGCGCGCCATCGATCGTCAGCTGCCCGCCGTGTGGGACGTGCTCGACGAGGTCATCAAGGGGCGCCTGGTGCTGCTCAACCGCGCACCGACCCTGCACCGCCTGTCCATCCAGGCCTTCGAGCCCGTGCTGGTGAACGGTGAGGCCATCCACCTGCACCCGCTCGTCTGTGCGCCCTTCAACGCGGACTTCGATGGCGACCAGATGTCCGTGCACGTGCCTCTGTCCACCCAGGCGCAGACCGAGGCCCGCGTGCTCATGCTCTCGAGCAACAACTTGCGCTCTCCCGCATCGGGCAAGGTGCTCACCGTGCCGTCGCAGGATATGGTCTTTGGCGTCTACTTCCTCACCATGGAGAAGGATGACGCCAAGGGGGAGGGCCGCGTGTTCGCCGACTTCGACGATGCGCTGCACGCCTACGACTGCCGCAACGACCTCGACATCCAGGCGAGGATCGAGGTGCGCGTCTCGGAGGCCGATGCCAACGTCCTCAAGGACGGCAGGGGCTACTTCCGCGTGATGGAGGGTCGTGGCGAGGCCACGGACTACGATGTCACCGACCATCCCGTGCGTATCGAGACCACGGTGGGCCGCGTGATCTTCAATCGACAGTGCCTGCCCGCCGACTATCCCTACATGAACTTCAAGATGGTCAAGAGCGACATCTCCGCCCTGGTCAATGACTGCTGCGACCGCTACAGCACCACCAGGATCGAGGAGATCCTGGACGCCATCAAGCACAGTGGCTTTCACTATGCCACCCGGGCGGGTCTCACCATCTCCGTCTGGGACGCCGTCATTCCCGATGACAAGCCCCAACTGCTCGAGTCGGCCCAGGACAAGGTCGACCAGATCAACGAGAACTACGAGAACGGCCTGCTCTCCGAGCGCGAGCGCCACGCCGAGGTCATCAACGTGTGGACCGACTGCACCGATACCCTGGGCACCGAGATGCTCGACGGCTTCACCGAGGACAACCCCATCTACATGATGGCCGACTCCGGCGCCCGTGGCTCCAAGACGCAGCTGCGCCAGCTCGCCGGCATGCGCGGCCTCATGGCCGACATGTCCGGTGACACCATCGACCTTCCCATCAAGGCGAACTTCCGCGAGGGTCTCGTGCCCCTGGAGTACTTCATCTCCACCTATGGCGCCCGCAAGGGCCTCGTGGACACGGCCTCGCACACCTCGGACTCCGGCTACCTCACACGTCGCCTGGTGGACGTCGCGCAGGACGTCATCGTGCGCGAGGAGGACTGCGGCACGGACGAGGGTGTGACCTATGACCTCGTCAAGTCGGGCGAGTCCGGCGTGGACGCGGACCTTGTCGGACGCTGCGTGCTGAACGACATCACCGATCCCCAGACCGGCGAGGTGCTCCTAGCGAGGGATGCCTACATCGAGTCGACCGACGACCTCGAGATGCTCCGCGCGCATGGCCTCAAGAGGGTCGAGCTGAGGGCACTGCTCACCTGCAGGTCCAAGTATGGCGTCTGCCAGAAGTGCTATGGCTGGGACCTCTCCACGAGACGCCCCGTCAACATCGGCACCTCCGTGGGCATCATCGCCGCGCAGTCCATCGGCGAGCCGGGCACGCAGCTCACGATGCGCACCATTCACTCCGGTGGCGTCGCGGGTGCGGATGACATCACGCAGGGCCTCCCCACGGTCGCCCGCATGTTCGATGTCGTGGGCAACGTCAACGAGAAGATCCTAGGCCGCGAGGCGGACCTTGCCCCCTACAGCGGCATCCTCAAGATCACCACGGAGCAGACCGAGTACCTGCTCCAGATCCTGGATGCGGACGACGAGAGCCGCATCATCGCGGAGTGGCGGGTGCCGGTCTCGGTGCGCTTCATGCCGGGCTTCGAGGAGGCCATGGGCGAGGGTGTCACCGTGCGTGCCGGCGACCAGATCACGCGTGGCTTCGTGAACTTCCGCAAGCTGCGCAAGCTCACGGACATAGAGTCCACGATGCACACGTTCGTGAAGTCGGTCAAGGACGTCTACACGTCCCAGGGTGTCGACCTCAACGACAAGCACATCGAAGTCATCGCCCGTCAGATGCTGCGCCGCGTGCAGATCATCAACCCCGGTGACTCCACCTACCTGCTCGGCCAGTACGTCGACCGTTACGTGTTTGGCGACACCGTGCGCAACATCGCCATGGCCGGCGGCACGCCTCCGCAGGCAGAGCCCGTCATCTTGGGTACGCTCAAGGTGGCCAGCTCCATTGACTCCTGGCTGTCCAGCGCCTCGTTCATCCGCACCGCCGGCGTGCTCACCGACAGCGCCATCAAGGGTGAGGTCGATCACCTCCTCGACCTCAAGTCCAACGTCATCGTGGGCAAGAAGATTCCCGCAGGCACCGGTCTGGAAGCGTACGACAACGTGGAGCTCACCTACCACGGCGAGAAGGTCGAGGGTCCCACGAGCCCCAATGCCAAGACGCTGCCCGAATGGGCACCCGACGAGCTCAAGGACGTCGAGGAGAGGCTTCCCAAGCAGCTCGACTGGATTGGCGACGACTACGGCTACGGTGGGGTGTACTCCAAGAACGGCCGGACGCTCTCCAGCGAGGACGCCAAGCTCTATCTCTTTGATGACCTGGGCGTCTCGCAGCGCTGGACGAACAAGTTCAGCGAGGTGGGCATTGAGACCGTGGGGGATCTCATCGGCAAGACCGAGGACGACTTGCTTCACATCGATGGCATCGGTGCAAAGGCGATCGAGGAGCTTCGTGAGGGCCTCGAGGCCCGCGACCTCCTCTATATCCTGGAGCCCGAGGAGGACGAGGCCGACAGCGAGGATCTCTCACAGCTGCTGAACATGGTGTTCTCGCCTGACGCAGGCGGTAACATCATGTTGGGCACTGCGGTGCCCACCACGCATGCGGATGACGACGACCTCATCGGTGGATCCACTGAGCGGAACGATGGCCAGGTCATCAACGAGGACCTGGGCTCGCTGCATGACCTGCTCTCCCAGGTCGAGCAGGGCGAGGGCGAGGAGTAA
- the rpoB gene encoding DNA-directed RNA polymerase subunit beta, with translation MPNAKSSKVAQNQRERVSFSKIPRAMELPNLISVQRESFEHFMGEGLAESFAEFSPIENAAKTMEVTFGDHQFGDAPADIAECRAKDINYQAPLFVDVRFVNRETGEMKEQLVFMGDFPLMTDRGTFIINGTERVVVSQLVRSPGVYFSHEVDNGADVHHVQFIPARGAWLEFEVDKHGHLVVSIDRKRRQNATLFLRALGIAESDDDIMNLLGDSDVVRSTLERDVATTREDALVEIYRRQRPGEPPTVDNARSLLEGLYFNNQRYDLARVGRYKIDKKLGLAIDARQRVLTEEDIVGALRYLLALHAGDTTKRLDDIDHFGNRRVRTVGELVQNQFRIGMTRMERVIRERMASQDPDDITPQSLINIRPIVAAIKEFYGSSQLSQFMDQSNPLAGLTHKRRLSALGPGGLAGHKSGSNRRTNVPTAVRDVHNSHYSRMCPIETPEGPNIGLIGSLALYAHVNEYGFIEAPYRRVEGGKVTDQVDWMTADEEENHVIAPADVPIDPKTGEFVRINSKGKVVKADIVVARTKNFDGSFGAPSQVDVMSVDYMDVSPRQLLSVAANLIPFLEHDDAKRTLMGANMQRQAVPLIRPHAPIVGTGLERAAAHDSGELICAVHAGTVSEADAAHVVVDTEDGPERYDLPKYERSNQSTCINHRPVVTVGQRVEQGQALTDSTSVDHGELALGTNLTVAYMPWEGYNYEDGIIVSERVVRDDLLTSINISRHEIDARDTKLGPEEITREVPNQSEEMLANLDDDGIIRIGAEVGPGDILVGKVTPKGETALTAEERLLRAIFGAKAHDVRDTSLKMPHGAYGRVVDVVRFSREAGDDLPPGVNELVRVFVAQRRKIQQGDKISGRHGNKGVVCNVLPVEDMPYMSDGTSVDVLLDPLGVPSRMNVGQLMETHFGWAAAHGWDTTSADSHEVVEGDMLVATPVFDGASDEVVREALRRSNINVMNRAKGLYGDALDPHFVTQVSDMGKTTLYDGRTGEAFHNPITVGVSYILKLGHMVDDKIHARSTGPYSLVTQQPLGGKAQFGGQRFGEMEVWALYAYGASHVLQEILTVKSDDTNGRVKTYESIVKGENVPAAGIPESFKVLVKEIRSLALNIKPISYRKERGQAEERQAPDAVEVLSSDAALDDLIGMSAAAPADELAADAHDDKE, from the coding sequence GTGCCTAACGCAAAGTCTTCCAAGGTTGCCCAGAATCAGCGCGAGCGCGTGAGCTTTAGCAAGATTCCTCGGGCAATGGAGCTGCCAAACCTCATCTCCGTCCAGAGGGAGTCGTTCGAGCACTTCATGGGTGAGGGGCTCGCCGAGTCGTTCGCCGAGTTCTCGCCCATTGAGAACGCCGCCAAGACCATGGAGGTCACCTTCGGCGACCACCAGTTTGGCGACGCCCCCGCAGACATCGCGGAGTGCCGCGCCAAGGACATCAACTACCAGGCCCCGCTCTTCGTCGACGTGCGCTTCGTCAACAGGGAGACCGGCGAGATGAAGGAGCAGCTCGTCTTCATGGGCGACTTCCCCCTCATGACCGACCGTGGCACCTTCATCATCAATGGCACCGAGCGCGTCGTCGTCTCCCAGCTCGTGCGCTCGCCGGGCGTCTACTTCTCCCACGAGGTGGACAACGGCGCGGACGTCCATCACGTGCAGTTCATTCCCGCGCGTGGCGCCTGGCTGGAGTTCGAGGTCGACAAGCATGGCCACCTGGTGGTCTCCATCGATCGCAAGCGCCGTCAGAACGCAACGCTCTTCCTGCGTGCCCTCGGCATCGCCGAGAGCGACGACGACATCATGAACCTCCTCGGCGACTCCGACGTCGTACGTTCCACGCTCGAGCGTGACGTCGCCACCACCCGTGAGGATGCCCTCGTCGAGATCTACCGTCGCCAGCGTCCGGGCGAGCCACCCACCGTGGACAACGCTCGCTCCCTGCTCGAGGGCCTCTACTTCAACAACCAGCGCTATGACCTTGCCCGCGTTGGCCGCTACAAGATCGACAAGAAGCTCGGCCTCGCCATCGATGCCAGGCAGCGCGTCCTCACCGAGGAGGACATCGTGGGCGCCCTGCGCTACCTGTTGGCGCTGCACGCTGGTGACACCACCAAGCGCCTCGATGACATCGACCACTTCGGCAACCGCCGCGTGCGCACGGTGGGCGAGCTCGTGCAGAACCAGTTCCGCATCGGCATGACCCGTATGGAGCGTGTCATCCGCGAGCGCATGGCCTCTCAGGATCCGGATGACATCACGCCCCAGTCGCTCATCAACATCCGTCCCATCGTGGCCGCCATCAAGGAGTTCTACGGCTCCTCGCAGCTCTCGCAGTTCATGGACCAGTCCAACCCGCTGGCTGGCCTCACGCACAAGCGTCGTCTCTCCGCCCTGGGGCCCGGCGGCCTCGCGGGTCACAAGAGCGGCTCCAACCGTCGCACCAATGTCCCCACGGCCGTTCGCGACGTCCACAACTCGCACTACTCCCGCATGTGCCCCATCGAGACGCCCGAAGGCCCCAACATCGGCCTCATCGGCTCTCTGGCACTGTACGCGCACGTCAATGAGTACGGCTTCATCGAGGCTCCCTATCGCAGGGTCGAGGGCGGCAAGGTCACCGACCAGGTCGACTGGATGACCGCCGACGAGGAGGAGAACCACGTCATCGCTCCGGCGGACGTCCCCATCGATCCCAAGACCGGCGAGTTCGTACGCATCAACTCCAAGGGCAAGGTCGTCAAGGCCGATATCGTCGTGGCCCGCACCAAGAACTTCGACGGCAGCTTTGGCGCTCCCTCGCAGGTAGACGTCATGAGCGTCGACTACATGGACGTCTCCCCGCGCCAGCTGCTCTCCGTGGCGGCCAACCTCATCCCGTTCCTCGAGCACGATGACGCCAAGCGCACCCTCATGGGTGCCAACATGCAGCGCCAGGCCGTACCCCTGATCCGTCCGCATGCCCCCATAGTGGGCACCGGCCTCGAGCGCGCCGCCGCGCACGATTCCGGAGAGCTCATCTGTGCCGTGCATGCCGGCACCGTCTCCGAGGCCGACGCCGCTCATGTGGTCGTGGACACCGAGGATGGCCCCGAGCGCTATGACCTCCCCAAGTACGAGCGCTCCAATCAGAGCACCTGCATCAACCACAGGCCCGTCGTCACCGTGGGACAGCGGGTGGAGCAGGGCCAGGCCCTCACCGACAGCACGTCCGTCGACCATGGCGAACTGGCGTTGGGCACCAACCTCACGGTGGCCTACATGCCGTGGGAGGGCTACAACTACGAGGACGGCATCATCGTCTCCGAGCGCGTCGTACGGGATGACCTGCTGACCTCCATCAACATCTCCCGTCACGAGATCGATGCCCGCGACACCAAGCTCGGCCCCGAGGAGATCACCCGCGAGGTTCCCAACCAGTCCGAGGAGATGCTCGCCAACCTCGACGACGACGGCATCATTCGCATTGGCGCCGAGGTGGGCCCTGGCGACATCCTGGTCGGCAAGGTCACTCCCAAGGGGGAGACGGCGCTCACCGCCGAGGAGCGCCTGCTGCGCGCCATCTTCGGCGCCAAGGCCCACGACGTCCGCGACACCTCGCTCAAGATGCCGCATGGCGCCTACGGTCGCGTCGTGGATGTGGTGCGTTTCAGCCGCGAGGCCGGGGACGACCTGCCTCCCGGTGTCAACGAGCTGGTCCGTGTCTTCGTGGCCCAGCGCCGCAAGATCCAGCAGGGCGACAAGATCTCCGGTCGCCATGGCAACAAGGGTGTCGTCTGCAACGTCCTTCCTGTCGAGGACATGCCCTACATGTCCGACGGCACATCCGTCGACGTGCTGCTCGATCCCTTGGGCGTCCCCTCTCGCATGAACGTGGGCCAGCTCATGGAGACCCACTTCGGCTGGGCCGCGGCCCATGGCTGGGATACCACGAGCGCTGACTCCCACGAGGTCGTCGAGGGCGACATGCTCGTCGCCACCCCTGTCTTTGACGGCGCGTCCGACGAGGTGGTCAGGGAGGCCCTGCGCCGCTCCAACATCAACGTCATGAACCGCGCCAAGGGCCTCTATGGTGACGCCCTCGACCCGCACTTCGTGACTCAGGTGAGTGACATGGGCAAGACCACGCTGTACGACGGCCGCACGGGAGAGGCGTTCCATAACCCCATCACGGTGGGCGTGAGCTACATCCTCAAGCTCGGCCACATGGTGGATGACAAGATCCACGCCCGCTCCACCGGCCCCTACAGCCTCGTCACGCAGCAGCCGCTGGGCGGCAAGGCCCAGTTCGGCGGCCAGCGCTTCGGTGAGATGGAGGTCTGGGCGCTCTATGCCTATGGTGCCTCCCATGTGCTGCAGGAGATCCTCACCGTCAAGTCCGACGACACCAACGGCCGCGTCAAGACCTACGAGTCCATCGTCAAGGGCGAGAACGTGCCTGCCGCCGGCATCCCCGAGTCCTTCAAGGTGCTCGTCAAGGAGATCCGCTCGCTGGCGCTCAACATCAAGCCCATCTCCTACAGGAAGGAGAGGGGCCAGGCAGAGGAGCGGCAGGCCCCCGATGCCGTCGAGGTCCTTTCCTCCGACGCCGCCCTCGACGACCTCATCGGCATGTCTGCCGCCGCACCGGCGGACGAGTTGGCCGCAGACGCACACGACGATAAGGAGTAG
- the rplL gene encoding 50S ribosomal protein L7/L12: MAVTKDEIIETLKEMPALELSELVHELEDVFGVSAAAPVAVAAAPAADGTAPAEEEKTNFDVELTSFGSNKIAVIKVVRSLTSLGLKEAKEAVESAPKVLIEGAKKDDAEDAKRQLEEAGAEVTLK, from the coding sequence ATGGCCGTCACCAAGGATGAGATCATCGAGACCCTCAAGGAGATGCCCGCCCTCGAGCTTTCCGAGCTCGTTCACGAGCTGGAGGACGTCTTCGGCGTCTCCGCCGCCGCTCCCGTTGCCGTTGCCGCCGCCCCCGCAGCCGACGGCACCGCCCCCGCCGAGGAGGAGAAGACCAACTTCGACGTCGAGCTGACCTCCTTCGGCTCCAACAAGATCGCCGTCATCAAGGTCGTTCGCTCCCTCACCAGCCTTGGCCTCAAGGAGGCCAAGGAGGCCGTCGAGAGCGCTCCCAAGGTCCTCATCGAGGGTGCCAAGAAAGACGATGCCGAGGATGCCAAGAGGCAGCTCGAGGAGGCCGGCGCCGAGGTCACCCTCAAGTAG
- the rplJ gene encoding 50S ribosomal protein L10 → MPNKSNVSMLEKIGESLESSKGMFVIDYRGLTVKETQELRRSLMKAGAHMKVYKNNIVKIALRSAELPEIENMVGTCAYVFYDNDPVEAAKVIKRQSEALHKIEWVGAIADGKALSAEDAKAYAELKSRDELLAELVFVMASPLSGIAQVAAGPARGLVTALSAVADQREAA, encoded by the coding sequence ATGCCAAACAAGAGCAACGTCTCCATGCTGGAGAAGATCGGCGAGTCCCTCGAGAGTTCCAAGGGCATGTTCGTGATCGACTACCGTGGTCTCACCGTGAAGGAGACCCAGGAGCTCCGCCGCAGCCTCATGAAGGCCGGTGCGCACATGAAAGTGTACAAGAACAACATCGTCAAGATCGCGCTGAGGAGCGCAGAGCTTCCCGAGATCGAGAACATGGTGGGCACCTGCGCCTATGTCTTCTATGACAACGATCCCGTCGAGGCGGCCAAGGTCATCAAGAGGCAGTCCGAAGCCCTCCACAAGATCGAGTGGGTTGGCGCCATCGCCGATGGCAAGGCTCTCTCTGCCGAGGATGCCAAGGCCTACGCGGAGCTCAAGAGCCGCGACGAGCTTCTTGCCGAGCTGGTCTTCGTCATGGCAAGCCCGCTTTCCGGCATCGCACAGGTTGCCGCCGGCCCTGCGCGTGGCCTGGTCACTGCGCTGTCCGCCGTGGCCGACCAGAGGGAGGCCGCCTAG
- the rplA gene encoding 50S ribosomal protein L1 — protein MARHGKKYNAAAAKVERDALAPKAALALVKELASAAFDETIEASIRLGVDTRKADQNVRGSISLPNGTGKNVRVAVFAEGTKADEAKAAGADIVGSDDLVAEVQAGNIDFDAVIATPNLMGKVGRLGRILGPRGLMPNPKLGTVTMDVEKMVGELKAGRVEYRADRYGICHVPLGKASFPVEQLVENYAALYTEILRVKPSSAKGRYVRSISVSSTMGPGVRIDPFVTRDFLAE, from the coding sequence ATGGCAAGGCATGGAAAGAAGTACAATGCGGCTGCGGCCAAGGTCGAGAGGGACGCCCTTGCCCCCAAGGCGGCACTTGCGCTCGTCAAGGAGCTTGCGTCCGCCGCATTTGACGAGACCATCGAGGCCTCCATCCGCCTGGGCGTCGACACCCGCAAGGCCGACCAGAACGTCCGTGGCTCCATCAGCCTGCCCAACGGAACCGGCAAGAACGTGCGCGTGGCCGTCTTCGCCGAGGGCACCAAGGCCGACGAGGCCAAGGCCGCCGGCGCGGACATCGTGGGCTCTGACGACCTCGTTGCCGAGGTTCAGGCTGGCAACATTGACTTTGATGCCGTCATTGCCACGCCCAATCTCATGGGCAAGGTCGGTCGTCTTGGTCGCATCCTTGGCCCCCGTGGCCTCATGCCCAACCCCAAGCTCGGTACCGTCACCATGGATGTCGAGAAGATGGTCGGCGAGCTCAAGGCCGGCCGCGTGGAGTATCGCGCCGATCGTTATGGCATCTGCCACGTGCCCCTGGGCAAGGCCTCCTTCCCCGTCGAGCAGCTCGTGGAGAACTACGCGGCCCTCTACACCGAGATTCTCCGCGTGAAGCCCTCCAGCGCCAAGGGCCGCTACGTCAGGTCCATCTCCGTGTCCTCCACGATGGGTCCGGGCGTCAGGATTGACCCCTTCGTCACCCGCGACTTCCTCGCCGAGTAG
- the rplK gene encoding 50S ribosomal protein L11 → MPAKQVVHFIKLQIPAGQANPAPPVGPALSAAQVNIMQFCQAFNAATQDKAGDIIPVEITVYEDRSFDFVTKTPPAAQLIKKELKLKSGSGVPQRDKVGQLSQEQLTKIAEIKMPDLNANDIEAAKRIVAGTARSMGVTIAE, encoded by the coding sequence ATGCCAGCAAAGCAGGTCGTCCACTTCATCAAGCTCCAGATTCCCGCCGGCCAGGCCAACCCCGCGCCTCCCGTGGGCCCCGCCCTCAGTGCCGCTCAGGTCAACATCATGCAGTTCTGCCAGGCCTTCAATGCGGCCACGCAGGACAAGGCCGGCGACATCATCCCCGTGGAGATCACGGTCTACGAGGATCGCTCCTTCGACTTCGTCACCAAGACCCCTCCGGCGGCCCAGCTCATCAAGAAGGAGCTCAAGCTCAAGAGCGGTTCCGGCGTGCCCCAGCGCGACAAGGTGGGGCAGCTCTCCCAGGAGCAGCTCACCAAGATCGCCGAGATCAAGATGCCCGACCTCAATGCCAACGACATCGAGGCGGCCAAGAGGATCGTTGCCGGCACCGCCCGCTCCATGGGCGTCACCATCGCCGAGTAG
- the nusG gene encoding transcription termination/antitermination protein NusG: MAKRWYVVHTYSGYENKVKNDLEHRIETYGMEDQIVDIQVPTEEVTEIKNGGKRETKDVKVFPGYVLVRMELDDNSWVVVRNTPGVTGFVGVDGKPVPLRRSEFNKIMRRTNPSGVREPKRATTTDLEAGMSVKVVSGPLADFDGQVSEVMPEAGKVRVMLMIFGRETPVELTLDQVTQIA, encoded by the coding sequence ATGGCTAAGCGCTGGTATGTGGTTCACACCTACTCAGGCTATGAGAACAAGGTCAAGAACGACCTCGAGCATCGCATCGAGACCTACGGCATGGAGGACCAGATCGTAGACATCCAGGTTCCCACCGAGGAGGTCACCGAGATCAAGAATGGTGGCAAGCGCGAGACGAAGGACGTTAAGGTCTTCCCCGGCTACGTGCTCGTGCGCATGGAGCTGGATGACAACAGCTGGGTGGTCGTGCGTAACACCCCCGGCGTCACGGGCTTCGTGGGCGTGGACGGCAAGCCCGTCCCCCTGCGCCGCTCCGAGTTCAACAAGATCATGCGCCGCACCAACCCATCGGGCGTGCGGGAGCCTAAGCGCGCCACCACGACCGACCTTGAGGCTGGTATGTCCGTCAAGGTCGTGAGTGGCCCCTTGGCCGACTTTGATGGCCAGGTGTCCGAGGTCATGCCCGAGGCGGGCAAGGTCAGGGTCATGCTCATGATCTTCGGTCGCGAGACCCCAGTGGAGCTCACGCTCGACCAGGTGACACAGATCGCCTAG
- the secE gene encoding preprotein translocase subunit SecE — MAKKERQRRSARQARQRERVAREAQEAAATSDESKGSKRVATSEGKSLAAGSAKGGKEAPRRKGRIRTYLGAVGSELRRVSWPSRSELTNYSVAVIVALVVVGAVVWLVDTGFLNLMFQFTKLRG; from the coding sequence ATGGCAAAGAAAGAGCGACAGAGGAGGAGTGCCCGTCAAGCGCGCCAACGGGAGCGTGTCGCACGCGAGGCACAGGAGGCTGCCGCTACTTCCGATGAGTCCAAGGGCTCCAAGAGGGTCGCCACGTCCGAGGGCAAGAGCCTCGCGGCTGGCTCCGCCAAAGGCGGCAAGGAGGCGCCTAGGAGGAAGGGTCGCATACGCACGTACCTTGGTGCGGTGGGGAGCGAGCTTCGTCGTGTGTCCTGGCCCTCAAGATCCGAGCTTACCAACTATTCCGTGGCCGTCATCGTGGCGCTTGTCGTCGTGGGTGCCGTCGTATGGCTTGTCGATACGGGCTTCCTCAATCTCATGTTCCAATTCACAAAGCTGAGGGGGTAA